Proteins co-encoded in one Prunus persica cultivar Lovell chromosome G6, Prunus_persica_NCBIv2, whole genome shotgun sequence genomic window:
- the LOC18772410 gene encoding uncharacterized protein LOC18772410, whose product MARLREIVWAHDVGPRIFGIVEKLTTKSTQCIASYAGGGKYQVNNINDRMYVVDLERHTCTCRKWDLCRIPCLHSMVVIAKTEKSPYDFVHSLYKRAAYERAYESYISPIPSQEYWRKTWHIPIKPPIYHKQPGRPRTSRQKELDEIPKNATKLRRYEIVIYCKTCGGEGHNSTSCGNNG is encoded by the coding sequence ATGGCTAGACTTAGAGAAATTGTTTGGGCACATGATGTTGGTCCTAGGATTTTTGGAATTGTTGAGAAGCTAACAACTAAGAGCACTCAATGCATAGCATCTTATGCTGGTGGGGGGAAATATCAAGTTAATAACATCAATGATAGGATGTATGTAGTGGATTTGGAGAGGCACACGTGCACTTGCAGAAAGTGGGACTTATGTAGAATCCCTTGTTTACATTCTATGGTTGTAATTgccaaaacagagaaaagcCCTTATGACTTTGTGCATTCACTTTACAAAAGAGCTGCATATGAGAGGGCTTATGAGAGTTATATATCTCCAATACCTAGTCAAGAATACTGGAGAAAAACATGGCATATACCCATCAAGCCACCTATTTACCACAAACAACCAGGAAGGCCTAGAACAAGTAGGCAAAAAGAGCTTGATGAGATACCAAAAAATGCAACAAAGCTGAGGAGATATGAGattgttatttattgtaaaACTTGTGGAGGTGAAGGTCACAATTCTACAAGTTGTGGCAACAATGGATAA